From the Candidatus Babeliales bacterium genome, the window CTTTTAAGGTTGCTTGGTCTGCAGTGAAACATGAATATGAGAAAAATGCTGACGGAAAATGGGTAAAAAAATAGTCAGGAAAATAGAGTATATTTACTTTCCTCGACGAGCAGCGACTAAATAGCCAAAGTAATAAAAATAATTTTGCCAAGCTTGGTCTGTAAAACCATACTGATTATCACCTGCAAAATAATCTGCAAGAAATTCGCGAACTCGAAGCACTTCCTTAAGTCGTTTTCTGTTTTTCGGATCTTCTTTGGTAAAATCGATAAGTTCTAACGCACGCTCAAAAGCATATTGGCAAGATTGTGGATCATTTTTTGCACGTGCTTGAATTGCTCTGCCTACATCCGCGCCAATGTTGGCCAGTTGTTCTACGAGAGATAGTTTAAACCATCGGCCAGATTCATAAAGATCTTTATGAATAATCCTTACCATGTTCATGAGATTACCAGCTGGTTAACGATACTAACAATTTTTTTCTGAGTTGCAGTATCATTAACGCCTCTATCATAATTTCCTTGTGATGGGCGAATGTTAATCATTGAATCAAATTCTATAAAATCATCAGAGCCAAATTTTGAAGGGTGTAGATTTATGCCCCATAGGTTTTGTTGAGCAGATCCATTTTCAAGAAATGTGTCTTCTTGATCTGCATGTAATTCGGCATCAACTATCATGATGCCTTTTTCAATATCAACGACTGCTTTTACAAGGTTGTTATGCATTTTGAGAGCCATTTTTTTTAGTTCGTCAAGAGTGATTTCGGTAGTTATTAATAGCATATGATTCCTTATGCACACATTCGTTTAATCGAGTAACATTAATAGTTTTAGAGATTATTAGTTTATATATTTTAGGAGTTATGTCATTGATTTTTAATGCCAACAAAATCCACATCCACTTTATAATGGTGTGATTGTGTATAAGTGGTTATGCATGAGAGAAAAAATAATTTTGTTAAAAAGGCAGAGGGCGTGCGCTTCTTGTCTTTTTAATTTCTGTCTGTATCCTTTGTTGTGTTGATTTTGAAGATTAAGACTTCTTAGAAAGGATATTATTATGTTTGCAGCAATACTGGCCCCAGTACTACTTGTACCATTAACTGGCATGCAGTTGGTAGCTGAGTTGACACGTCCCTATAGATATTCGGAACAGGCAGTCAACGCGCGAGAAAAAATAGCGCAAATAGATGCATGTATGAATGGTAAATTACTGGTCTCAGCGCGTCGTTTTCAAAAATACTATGTTGAGTATGGACAAAAGTGGCAGTGGTTGGCGTATACGGTGAAAAATCGTAAGAAAGCTCACGGAGATCTTTCCGGTGAGCTCTATGTGCCCTACTTGAAAGATTTGGTGATTGAAGCTCAATCTGAGCCAGTTGAAAAAATACATAACAGTAGGTTGGGGCGTTTGTTTGATTACTATGTTCAAGATGATGGAGATTGGTATGTGCAGGAAGAAAAGCATGCAATGCAAAAGTTTCGTGAATTTGTAAATTTGCAAGATCTTGATGGCAATAACAGTAAAGCTGCACAAAAAATTAAAGCCAATCGACAGGCGTTTTTGAATGCAATACTGGCAAGTGGCAACAATAAGCAGACAGTACAGATTGTTAACGGAAAACGAAAAGTGGATAATCCAATTGGAGATAGAAGCGATATATGCGCGATTGCTCGGGCGGGTCAACGATCGTTGCGATTAGAAAATCCGGTGATGCGTAGGTTGTCGAAATTGGCTGAAATAGCAAAGAAATAACAATAAGGATATGAATATGAAAATTTTGAGTGTGTTACGATTATTTGGATTGATTTTGTTTTTTGGTGCAGTGCAGGCTAACGCGGTGTCTGACGGAAAAAAAAGTGCGGTATTGCATGTACATGCAGATGGTAAGTCTCAGGAAACGTTACAATCTAAAGGCGCATTAAACCGAGCCGAACGTTTAAAACAATTGTTACCGAATAGATTAAAAGAGGTAGTAACGAATGTTGAGATCCTTGCTGCGGATAAGGAGATGTTGCATCAACTGACACTAAAACAGAAGGGAAGACTTTTGTATTGGGTCTGTTTTAATAGGATTTGTGAGGAATGCAATGCGGGGCATGATCATTAAGGACGTATTTGAGTTAATTGTTTTACAGTGAAAAAATAATTCTGTTAAAAGGGCAAGAGTGTAGATATTCTTGCCCTTTTTAATGTCGGTCCGTACCCTTTAATGAGCTGTTTTTTTGAATAAGATGTTTTTTAGAGAGGATATTGTTATGGTATTTTTTATGATACTAGCTTTTGCAATACAGATGGTTGGTGAATTAGGTGGTCTTAGCAGCACCATACGAGTAGAAGATCCGGAGCGTGTTGCTGATGAGAGAGTAACTTCTTTTATAGACGCATGCATGAAGGGGCAGTTGTATGCAGATGAGCGCTTTTTGAAGTATATGGGAGGAAAGAGACAGCATGGTATACGAGTCGATGAAATAAAACATGTACTGCGAGATTATGAAGCTAAATATGCTGCCGGAGAGCTATCAGAAGGGCGACTCAAAAAGGCTATATACAAATGGAAGATCTTTAAAAATTGTGATGATCTGCGTGGAAAGATCGATAAAGATTCAGAAAAAGTGATAAACAATCGTCAAAACCTTTTGGATGCAATTAATAGTGCAAAAAACTTTTTTGAGGCAATTGACGGTCAGCACGATGCAATCAAAGTCGAGCAGGCATCAAAGAAGAAACTATTTTTAAGATATCCGCTCATTGTGAGATGGAAGAGATTTGTTCAATAAAAGTAAAAGGATGCTTCTATGAAAATAGTAAATGGTTTGTATCTGTTGGGATTGATTGTAACTTCTGCAGCGGTGCATGCAGAGTCGATGTCCAATGCGCAAAAGATAGCATTGATCAATGCGTGTATGAAGGGGAAGTTGGAGGTTGTACCAGATGGTAGTGGTGCTTTGATGTATTCTCATGCAACACATAATGAGGTTAAAACGGTATATTCCAGTAAACCAACAGAGATACGTGATGTGTTACAGCGGTGTGATAGTTTCTTTGAAAGGCAGATTGATGATAAAGGAATGTTTATTGATAAAGGTCCTTTTATAGAGGACGGGCCAGATAGACTTGCATTGGGACAGGCAATAGGTACATGGTTTAATTTTAGAACAAATTTAGACATTGCTGTTCCATTAGTTTCGAGTAACAGGTTAATAAAAGATCCTGCAAAAAAAATTGCAGAAAATCGGTCTAATTTTTTTACAGCGATTTATAATGCACAAGATACGCATGCAATTGTGGATTTATCAAAACGAGCATTCTATTTTAAAAATCCCGCATTGCATAGGTTGCAGAGATTGCCTATTAATGTGCGTAATTGGTTGAAAAAAAAGTAGTCGTACATCGTTAATAAAAAATAATTTCGATATCTATAATTAGGTTGCGCCCAGATTAAGCGCAACCTTTTATTCTTCAGGGCGACATCGTCAATGCCAGCCAAATCCACCTTTTAACCAGAGACCCCATTGCGCCATCGCATTTTTGTATGGTTGCATTTCTTTTGGTCGATCTCCTTCAAATTCTACAAATGCACCGAAACCCAGATATGGTTCCACGCGACTGCATGCATTATGGCACCAGGTGTGTCCGGCATACCAGAATATTTTATGCGTCAGGACCATATCAGATGCTGCTGATTCTACATCGATATCAGATTCTTGGAGCAAGATGGGAGAGTTTCTGTCTACGAGCGCTGCCTGTTTTTCTGCAAATGTGGCATCGATTGGCAGTCGTGCGATTTGGTCCACGTTACCATCAATGGTGGCATTACTTTGTGTGGTATTCAGAGGAACGGGTGGTGTATACAGATTTTGAATTCCTTTAAATCCATAACCGTTGGAAGGGAATTGGCCCTCATGGAGGGAGATGAGTTCTCTGCTGCGTATAAATGCGTTGTAACCGATGTCAAAATTAAAGCTATTATATTGATAGGCAAACATTAATGCGATATCAAATTGTATTGCCATGGATACATCGCAGTTGAGTGTGCTGATATTAATTGCAGGAATAGTTGTACCCATATATTCTTTATTTTCATCAAATTCTTTTACCAAAATATAACGACTGCCAAAACCGCTTTCATTACAGGGGTTTTCTGAAGAAAGTTGACTATCTAATCTGTCGGTATTAAAGAAATCAAATGATCGGCGTTGGCGTGATTTAAAGAGATGAGTGACATTAAAATTAAAGAAAACGTCTGCACGTTGGATTCCCTCTTTTTCCCAGATGAGGCCGCGTGACGCAAATCCGATACCGAGTTCTCCATGATGTCCGTTGCCTACTATTGGTTCAAAAATAATCTCACTTTTTGATCTGCTGCCTGTTGGTATTACTCCGCGTAGATTAAAACCGGCATAACCACAATCATTGTTTACCAGATCATATCCAACGACGAGTGAAATATCGGCTAATTTTGTTTGAGAGGCCCCATCGCAAATAATTTTTCCAAATTCTAGTGGTTGCACATCTCCATAAATAGTATCACCAGCGATTGCTGCTCTAAAACTGCCATATACGGGAGTGATTGCATTTTTCCCCATATATCCAGCAGGGAATGGATCAGTAAGCCCATCATTGGTAATTATTTCATTCATGAGGACTTTTGCGTGAGTCCAAACGAGTGGGGCATGCATAATGAAATACCAGTTTTTATATCCTGCAAAAAAACTAAAATCAAAAAGTACGTGGGACATAACAGGGTCTAAATGAACAACGCTTGAAAATGTTTGTGATAATCCAAAATAATCAGCAAGCAGATTGTTTTCTGATCGCCCTATTACATTACTACCGGTTATATGTAAGAAGTTGGTACCAAAAAAATGTTCTGCAAGTCGCCGTGGTTTATATGATCTGGCGTATTCAGCAGTTATTGAACCAGTTGTGTACAAGCAAGAGTGATCGTAATGTTCAAAACGATGTTCACCAATTAAATCACGTGCGGCATCGGCAATATGCGCGCGGGGGCTAAAAAACGAGATACCAGAAAGCGATGTTGCGGTAATTGTTTGCGATATAACGCATGCAAGTAGTGCGGTGATAATTCTTAGTATGGCGGATTTGATCTTCATTTAAATAACTCCTGTTTTTATTCCATTTTCACCACTCTACTATGAGTACATTCTGTTGCTCAACAGTTTATAAAAAATGAGACCCGAGAGTGCTCTCGAGCCTGTTTAGCTTATAAAAAAGATCAGGCTCGGAAAAATTCCGAGCCTGATAGAAAAGCTAATATACTCTACTAAATTAGTATGCGATACCGCCTTTAACCCATACAGCCCACTGATTTAAGTTGCTGCAACGAACACAGTTGCCTTTTGTTTTTTCGCATGATGTGTCGCATGAATTACAATCTGTTGTCGATGTAGTTGGTGTTGTTGTTGGACAAACGGTGTTGCAGATATCATCACAATCGCTGCCACAAGATCCTCTTTGTGCAAATTCAGCTGATGCACCTACGCCAATGAATGGTCTCCATGAGCGACATTCATTAGTTTCCCAAGTATAACTAAAATGAGTAAATACTTTATGGCTGATACCGCTGCTTGTTACGATGCTGACATCAGATTCTTGGAGTACAATTGGCTGAATTGATGTGTTTGTTTGTGGTGCAGTCAAAGCTGGAGTTGTGAATAGGGGGTTGCCAAAGCCAACAAAAGCTGGTTGCACGTTGTCAATACGTGGATTGGCAGTTGCTGCTAAGAGTGCGCCAGTTGCAATAGTATTTGCAGGAGCATCAGCGAACGTGCAGTCAACGCCAGGGAAGTTTGTGCCTTGATGGATTGTTGCAGTGCTTTGTGTTGCAGCAAGAGCTACAGGTACAGAAGGGCCTTCAGCGGCAGCAAATCCGTATACATGTGCATCACCTTTGAGTGCCCATTCAGACAATACTGGTGCGTTGCAACCTTTTTGTCGGCATAGTTTTTCACATGCTTTACCCCACAATTCATAACCAACACTCCAATTGAATCCGCATTCAGTTGCGAATGTAAATTGTAGTGCCAAATCACCTTGTACTGAAACGCTTACATCAACAGGAGATGCGGTAAGGTTTGCAACAGGAGCGAAGTGATTAACGAATTGGAAATCAGATAATAATCCAGTTACTCTATCTGTTGATAAGTCGTCTACGTTAGCGCCCAGTTTTTGTGCAAGCATATATCTGCTGTTATTACCTGCTGAACACAGATCAAATACGCGTGTTTGGCGCGTTGAGAATAGGTGCGTAACATTTGCATCTAAATAGAAGCTAAATCTGCTCTTATCTTCGCATGATCTCCAAAGAACTATTCCGGTGTTAATTCCACCACCAAGTTCCCAGAAATGTCCGCTACCAACCATAGGCTCAAATAAAAATTCCGCTTCAGGACGGTTACCAGCTGGCGCTGTTGCGCGAGCGTTAAGTCCAAAAACGTAATCTTCGTTGCATACAAAGTTGTATCCAAGTGCTGCTTCAACGTCAGCTAAACGAGTTTTTGATTTAGATTTAGATTCGCATCCATCAACAGACCATTTACTGAATTGTAATGCGTCAAAAGTTACTGCGCCTAAATCAGGTGTTTTACCAGCAAAGAAATCGAGTGCGCTATGGAGTAAGTCATCTGTTGGTATACCGGTAGGACCGAAGTATCCGATAAGATATGGGTTTGTTCCTTTGTTGATTATTTCTTCGCGAGCATGCAAGTCCCAACGAGTATGGGTTAGTGGCATGTTAACGCGGAAGTATAAACCTTCTGCAAATGAATCAAGTCCGAAATAGAATTGAAAATCAGCAACAAAGTTTTTTATTTTTGGTGAAAAACTTACGGTGCTTTGGAAATCTGTTGGTAATCCAAAATAATCAGCTAAGAAATCTTTTGTTCCGTCTCTATCATCTACGCAGCTACCAGATATGCTGATGCTGCAGGTATCGCACTCTGTTTTGCAATCTGAATCGGTATCACATGCTGTAGTAGGTGTAGCATCAGTAGCTACTGGAGAAGAAGTGATTAATGCATCACCAAAGAGGCATTCGCACATTCTGTTTGATCTAAATGATTGAGAATATTCAAGTGCAACAGCGCCAGCGCCATACCAATCATCTTGACAGCAAAGATTAATTAATTGTTGCCATCCTACCATTTCTCGGGCGGCGTTAGTACCTTGTGAACGTATTTGATAGTAGGGGGTTACCGTTGCAGCTTGTGCGCCACTTCCCGCTAAACCGCATAATACCAATACGGTGAGAAAAAACCTTTCTCTGTAGTTCTTCATACATACTCCTTTTATAAGATTGTACATTCCTTACTTACTTCTGTTTAAGAAGCTAACAATATTTTTTTCACTAATCAAATTTTAATTGCATGCTCATAAAAAAAGAGGTCCGTGGAAAGTTCCACGGACCTCTGTAAACCTTGTATGGCTACTAGATTTGCTTAGTAAGCGAATCCGCCTTTAATCCATACTGACCACTGGTTCAAGCTGCTGCAGCTTGTGCAGTTGCTTCTGTCATCTGAATCACAGGTGTTTTCTGTTCCACAGATTGTTGCAACGTCACATGCAGTAGTGTCACAGTTGCCGCCTCGAGATGCGAATTCAGCTGAAGCACCCACACCTACGAATGGAATCCACTGACATTCTTCACGATCTTGCCATGTGTAGTTAAAGTGAGCGAACACTTTATGAGTGATGTTACGGTTTGTTACTACGTTGATGTCATCTTCTGTAAGTGTAATTGGCTGGATTGAAGTGTTAGTTTGTGGACCAAAATCAGGGAACGGTTGTGCAAATAATGGATCCCCATCAGAGAATGCTGGTTGTACATTATCAATTCTAGGGTTTGCTGTTGCTGCTAAAAGTGCACCAGTTGCAACTGAGTTAGAAGAATCAACAAAGGTACAGTCAACGCCTGGGAAGTTTGTACCATGAGAAATTGTTGCAGTGCTTTGTGTTGCTGCAAGATTTATCGGAGCAGAGCCGCCATCAACAGGTAAGAATCCGACTACATGCGCATCACCTTTTAATGCCCAATCAGTTAGAGTAACATCGTTGTTGTTGCAACTATTTTTGCGGCAAACTTTTTCGCAAGCGCTTCCGAAGAATTCATAACCAACATCAAAACCAAATCCACAGTCTGTGTCGAATGCGAATTTGATAGCAACGTTTCCTACTACCGGTACGCTTACATCAACGCGAGACGCAGTTAAGTTAGCAACTGGAGCGAATTCGTTTGCAAATTGAGAGTCAGATAATACTAAAGGTGTACCACCTTGTAATGTGTTATTGTTTGTACCAAGTCTTTGTGCAAGCATGTATCTGCTGTTATCGCCTGCTGAGCAAAGATCGAATACACGAGTTTGGCATGCATCGAATAAGTGCATTACGTTTGCATCAAGATATACGCTGAATGTTGTGTCTGAATCACAAGCTCTCCAAAGAACCGCAGATGTATTGATTCCTGCGCCAAGTTCCCAATGTTTTCCGTTACCAGACATTGGTTCAAATAAGAACTCGCCTTCAGGACGGTTACCAGCTGGAGCAGCTGTGCGGATGTTAATACCGAAGTTATAATCTTCGCTGCATGCAAAGTTATATCCAAGTACCGCTTCAACGTCAGCTAAACGAGTTTTTGTTTTAGATTTACAGTCGCCAGCCCATTTGCTGTACTTTAATCCTTGGAATGTTATTCCGTCGCTTAAAGTTGGAGTTCTACCAGCAAAGAAATCTTCTGCTGAGTGTAAAAGATCAGATGTTGGAACAAGTGTTGGTCCGAAGTACCCAGGAAGGTACGGGTTTGTACCAGCATTAGTTATTGATTCACAGAAGTTTAGATCCCAACGAGTGTAGTTAAGCGGAAGGTTTAATCTGAAGTATAAACCACATGCCCACTCACTAAGTCCCATGTAGAACTCGAAATCAGCAACAAAGTTTCTGATTTTTGGTGAAAAACTTACCGTGCTTTGGAAATCAGTAGGTAGTCCAAAGTAATCAGCCAAGAAATCTGTGTCGTTATTGCGATCATCAACACAGCTACCAGATATAACAATAGAACGAGAATTGCAACCGTTGTTGCTATCACAACCAGTATCGCAGCCAGTAGTAGGTGTTGTAGGAGTTGTTGCAGCAGGGATTGTAACTAGGGCGTCACCAAAGAGACATTCAGCGATTCGATTTGATCTGAAAGATTGAGAATATTCAAGGGCAAGAGATCCTGCTCCATAAAAATCTTCTTCATCACAACGATTAATTAGTTTTTGCCAGCCGAGCATCTCACGTACAGCAGATGTTCCTTGCGAACGAATGCCGAAATATGGAGTTACAGCTTGCACTTGAGTACTAGCTACGCCGCATAGTACCAAAGCGCTGAGGAAAAATTTTTCTCTACACTTCATCATAAATACTCCTTTTTGTGTAAGAGATTTTGAACGAGGATTTCACTACATCGACAAGACACTATCAGATAATTTTTTTTGATGCAATAGTTTAAAAAATAATTTTTATTCATGCCGAATAAAAATTGTTTTACGTACTGATACTGAAAAGGATTCTTCTTTAAAATCAACATTTCAGTATCAGTATTTTATGCATTATTAATTAAAGGCGATACCACCTTTGACCCAAACTGACCATTGATTTAAAGCACATGATGCACAGTCAGATTTTGGTTTTGTATTTTTTGGCGGGCAATCTTTTTTAGCAGGGGTTGCTGGACATGAAGATTCATGATTTAGTTCTACTGATGCACCAACTCCTACAAATGGTTCCCAATCTTCATTGTCTTTCCAGGTGTAGTTAATATGGGTAAACACTTTG encodes:
- a CDS encoding DUF5674 family protein, which translates into the protein MLLITTEITLDELKKMALKMHNNLVKAVVDIEKGIMIVDAELHADQEDTFLENGSAQQNLWGINLHPSKFGSDDFIEFDSMINIRPSQGNYDRGVNDTATQKKIVSIVNQLVIS